The DNA segment CTTTAAATTCATTACAGGTTAAGATTTTAGCTTTACTTGGCTTTTCTTCTGAAATTTATACGTCATTGGTAACATGATTTATGAAAAATAATAAAATTCAAAAAAATTTAAGCGAATGGACAGTAATATAGCGTTTACTATTTAAATTTAGAAATGATATGCCATTTTAGGTCGTACTTTTAATTCTGGATTCCTCCAAATCAAAAAAATATTTTTATGAACAAAAATAATGAATATGAACAAAAACAAATAGAAGCCATTAAATCATGGAAATCTGAAGAATGTGGTGTAATTAGCAAAAGTTTTGGATTAGTGACTTCGCCAGTAACATGGTTAATGGAAAAACTTATTCCTAAAGCCGCAATAATGAGCGTTATCAATCATGCTAATGCTGCTGCTGTATGGTTTACAGATACTGATGATATTTTAAGAGAAAGTAGTGTTTCGGCAATTTATGAATTAAAAAAAACAAATTTAGAATTATGCGATAGTTTAGCAAATAAAGTCCATAATTGGGCGATTGGCATAGCTGCTGTTGAAGGTAGTTTAACCGGAGCTGGAGGCGTTATTGGATTTGCCGCAGATATTCCAGCAATTATTACATTAGCATTAAGAACTATACATAAAATCGGACTTTGTTATGGATTTCAGTCTAACAGAAACATTGATATTCAATTCATTTTAAGTATTCTTTCAGCATCAGGAGCTAATTCAGCTGATGAAAGAGCTAAAGCTCTTATTATACTAAAAAGTATTGAGCTTACAATTGCAAAACAAGCATGGAAAGAAATAGCTGAAAAGGCCTTTCAACAACAAC comes from the Desulfobacterales bacterium genome and includes:
- a CDS encoding EcsC family protein, with the translated sequence MNKNNEYEQKQIEAIKSWKSEECGVISKSFGLVTSPVTWLMEKLIPKAAIMSVINHANAAAVWFTDTDDILRESSVSAIYELKKTNLELCDSLANKVHNWAIGIAAVEGSLTGAGGVIGFAADIPAIITLALRTIHKIGLCYGFQSNRNIDIQFILSILSASGANSADERAKALIILKSIELTIAKQAWKEIAEKAFQQQLSKDGAIISIKSLAKQLGINLTQRKALQTIPALGALIGGPVNAWYIKDVGWAARRAFQERWLIDNYLFHPNL